The Syntrophotalea acetylenivorans genome contains the following window.
ATCCAGATCCAGATCCGAAGCCACCGAGACCAGATCGCTCAAAACATCTTGCGCAAGGGCGGCGGCAATCAACAACACCGCATCGGCTCCGGCTGCGCGAGCTTCATAAACTTGATAGGGATCGATCACAAAGTCTTTACGCAACAGTGGCAGGGAAACAATTTCAGCAATTGCCTCCAGATAGGCCAGAGATCCCATAAAAAAGCGTTGATCGGTGAGAACGGACAAACAGGTGGCACCACCGGCCTGATAACGCCTTGCAATATCGCACGGATCAAAATCGGCGCGAATGATCCCCTTGGAGGGAGATCCCTTTTTAACCTCGGCAATGATCGCCGTACCGACTGTCGACTGCTGCCGTAAGGCAGCTGCAAAACCACGGGGCTTACCTTGCTGCGCAATGCGTTCCTGCAACAGGGTCAGTGGCACTGCCTGGCACTGGTCATTTACCTCGCCGCGCTTGTGCTGAAGAATTTCATCGAGTATCACTGGTTGGTCATCCTGATAAGATCGTTGAGCTTGGACAGGGCCCGACCGCTGTCGATAGCTTCGGCAGCCCGCTCGATACCGGCCTGGATATCGCTAACCCGGTCTGCCGCCAAAAGGGCAAAGGCACTGTTCAACAGGACCACATCCCTGCGCGGCCCCTGCTCTCCTTGCAACACCGCCTGAACCAAATCGGCATTGACTACCGCGTCGCCACCCTGCAAGTCGGTCAGTTTGCAGCGCGACAGGGTAAAATCCTCCGGCTCAACAGTATACAGGCGTACCGCTTCCCCATTAATTTCGGCCACGCGGGTCGGCCCGGTCAAGGTCACTTCATCCATGCCGTCGAGCCCGTGTACGACAAAACCCCGTTTACAACCGAGTCGACTTAGAACCTGGGCCAGCGGTTCAACTAAACCTTCGCGATAGACTCCAAGCACTTGTCGGTCGGCTCCGGCCGGGTTGGTCAGTGGCCCCAAAATATTAAAAATGGTCCGAACACCAATTTCTCTACGAGGTCCGATGGCATGACGCATGGCCCCGTGCAAGGCCGGTGCAAACAGGAAACCGACTCCAAGGGTATTGACGCAAGATTCAACCTTGGCAACGGAAATATCGAGTTTGACACCGAGACACTCCAGGACATCGGCACTACCGCAAGCAGATGAGATACTGCGGTTACCGTGTTTCGCTACCTTAACACCACAGGCTGCAACCACGAAGGCGACCGTTGTGGAGATATTGAAGCTTTTGGTTCCGCTGCCTCCGGTACCGCAGGTATCGAGAATCGTTTCCCGGTCGGAATTGATCTCCTCACGGTCCATATCCAGCACCTTGCCAACCCTTACCGGGGTGGCATGGGCCCGCATAACTCGAGCCGCACCGGTGATTTCCTCGATCGTTTCACCTTTCATGCGCAGGGCGACGATAAAGGCACCGACCTGGGCCGGAGTCGCTTCCCCACCCATAATCTGTTCCATGACGTCGACCATCATGGATTCGGCCAGGTCGTGCTGTTCCACCAGCATGGCAATTGCTTGTTTAATCATGGACGCCTCAACAAAGACAGTACCTGCGCCTGAACAGTGTTCAGGTCATTTCTAGGAAATTATGCAGCAGACGTTTACCTTCAACCGTCAGAATCGACTCGGGATGAAACTGCACTCCCCAAAGAGGCAGGTTTCGGTGACGCATCCCCATGATCTCATCGGCCTCGGTCCAGGCGCTGATTTCAAAATCGGCCGGCAACGTAGCCCGTTCAACGATAAGCGAGTGATAACGAGTCGCATCGAAAGGACAGGACAACCCTTTAAACAATCCTCGATGGTCATGGTAAACAGGACTGGTCTTGCCATGCATCAGGTTTTTCGCGCGAATCACGCGGCCACCAAAGGCATAGGCCATGGATTGATGGCCGAGACAAACCCCCAGGATAGGAAGCTTGCCGGCCAGCTGTTGAATGGCACTTACCGAAATTCCGGCCTCGGCAGGAGAACAGGGGCCGGGGGAAACCACCAGGCGCCGGGGCTGCAAGGCGGCAATCTCGTCTACCGTAATCTTATCGTTCCGAAAGACTTTTACCTCTTCGCCGAGTTCCTGGAAATATTGCACCAGATTGTAGGTAAAGGAGTCGTAGTTATCGAGCATCAGCAGCATGTCAATCCAGCCCCTTTCGCGCCATATCGATGGCCTTCATCACGCCACGAGCCTTGTTCAGAGTTTCTTCATATTCAGAAGCTGGATCCGAGTCGGCTACAATACCGGCTCCGGCCTGTAAGTGAATACGATCATCATGGACAACCAGAGTGCGGATGGCAATCGCCATATCCATATTGCCGGAAAAAGAGAAATAGCCCACAGCGCCGCCATAGATCTCTCTTCGAGCAGGTTCCAGCTCTTCAATAATTTCCATGGCCCGAATCTTCGGTGCACCACTCAGAGTACCTGCGGGAAACGTTGCCCGCAACACATCATAAGCATCACAATCGGAACGCAACAGACCATGGACATTGGAGACAAT
Protein-coding sequences here:
- the trpC gene encoding indole-3-glycerol phosphate synthase TrpC gives rise to the protein MILDEILQHKRGEVNDQCQAVPLTLLQERIAQQGKPRGFAAALRQQSTVGTAIIAEVKKGSPSKGIIRADFDPCDIARRYQAGGATCLSVLTDQRFFMGSLAYLEAIAEIVSLPLLRKDFVIDPYQVYEARAAGADAVLLIAAALAQDVLSDLVSVASDLDLDVLLEVHNEGELERALQLPVELIGVNNRNLKTFHTDLAVTERLLPLVPADRLVVAESGLRCRADIRRLQQAGAGAFLIGESLMREADFEQKLQELLHD
- the trpD gene encoding anthranilate phosphoribosyltransferase is translated as MIKQAIAMLVEQHDLAESMMVDVMEQIMGGEATPAQVGAFIVALRMKGETIEEITGAARVMRAHATPVRVGKVLDMDREEINSDRETILDTCGTGGSGTKSFNISTTVAFVVAACGVKVAKHGNRSISSACGSADVLECLGVKLDISVAKVESCVNTLGVGFLFAPALHGAMRHAIGPRREIGVRTIFNILGPLTNPAGADRQVLGVYREGLVEPLAQVLSRLGCKRGFVVHGLDGMDEVTLTGPTRVAEINGEAVRLYTVEPEDFTLSRCKLTDLQGGDAVVNADLVQAVLQGEQGPRRDVVLLNSAFALLAADRVSDIQAGIERAAEAIDSGRALSKLNDLIRMTNQ
- a CDS encoding anthranilate synthase component II, encoding MLLMLDNYDSFTYNLVQYFQELGEEVKVFRNDKITVDEIAALQPRRLVVSPGPCSPAEAGISVSAIQQLAGKLPILGVCLGHQSMAYAFGGRVIRAKNLMHGKTSPVYHDHRGLFKGLSCPFDATRYHSLIVERATLPADFEISAWTEADEIMGMRHRNLPLWGVQFHPESILTVEGKRLLHNFLEMT